In one window of Leptolyngbya sp. 'hensonii' DNA:
- a CDS encoding helix-turn-helix domain-containing protein, with the protein MPYSITNLCIRCDSCLPQCPTGAIKLEGEDYWIDPLLCNDCEGYYSEPQCVTSCPTGSPVPWQAKKGRCKTNIRTATSPSLFPDGKSHPFASAIVVWEACNVLAQRQSLPWKADEADRLYYQRHIHQGQGSIGFQITHTLDPLPPTPLSKEVALATLSTFDVRSACLHLIYAAHATVLERPWEQEFIINDQQIEEYLGLEKRKDLSKPARLALIKDLVQQPCQIQVSIDWLAQGRVAGFSLRESRLWHLLEVQHHFQEDDLGCKHLVGLTFKLRAGQWTQYFLNQQGYRDRTAFYQYGSLPKLLLSTVMSIWQQHEGAARMMLWLLFKAKVGREQRLTVPTLMRVAYGEERILHASTHREHRKRLLRTFESDLEVLNHHGLKPVFDPVTYAPEIQPLWARLSELPDDADAALEFWVNDGSGSTRLTDAAPRGKWNRLMHARILYFELPPQWSRQPAATNRKKQRSSQRRTKAKPQLTLSAEDVVKARKNLQWSQRQLAEKTGKSQSWIRDIENNRFRAKLEDQVLLRKVLGI; encoded by the coding sequence ATGCCATATAGTATTACAAACCTATGTATTCGCTGTGATAGCTGCTTACCCCAATGTCCAACTGGGGCAATTAAGCTCGAAGGCGAGGATTACTGGATTGATCCGCTTTTATGCAACGATTGTGAAGGCTACTACTCGGAGCCACAATGCGTCACCAGTTGTCCAACAGGTTCGCCAGTTCCCTGGCAAGCCAAGAAAGGACGATGCAAAACCAATATTAGAACTGCCACCAGTCCCAGTTTGTTTCCCGATGGCAAGAGCCATCCCTTCGCTTCAGCGATCGTGGTTTGGGAAGCCTGCAACGTTCTGGCGCAGCGCCAATCCCTGCCCTGGAAAGCAGACGAAGCGGATCGCCTTTATTATCAGCGGCACATCCATCAAGGCCAGGGCTCGATCGGTTTTCAGATCACCCATACTCTGGATCCCCTCCCCCCCACCCCCCTGAGCAAGGAAGTAGCTCTGGCTACCCTTTCCACCTTTGATGTGCGATCGGCCTGTCTGCACCTGATTTATGCAGCGCATGCAACGGTTCTAGAGCGGCCCTGGGAACAGGAATTTATCATCAATGACCAGCAGATCGAAGAATACCTGGGTCTGGAAAAACGCAAGGATTTAAGCAAACCAGCCCGCCTGGCCTTGATCAAAGACTTGGTGCAACAACCCTGCCAAATTCAGGTCAGTATTGACTGGCTGGCTCAGGGCAGGGTCGCTGGATTCTCTTTGCGAGAGAGTCGTCTCTGGCATCTCCTGGAAGTTCAGCATCACTTTCAGGAAGATGACCTGGGCTGTAAGCACCTGGTTGGGTTGACCTTTAAACTCAGAGCGGGACAATGGACCCAATATTTCCTGAATCAGCAGGGGTATCGCGATCGAACCGCCTTCTACCAATATGGCAGCCTACCTAAGCTGCTTCTGAGTACGGTCATGAGCATCTGGCAACAGCATGAAGGTGCAGCCCGGATGATGCTCTGGTTATTGTTCAAAGCCAAGGTCGGTCGAGAACAACGATTAACCGTGCCCACGCTGATGCGGGTTGCCTACGGAGAAGAGCGCATTCTGCATGCCTCTACCCATCGAGAACACCGCAAACGGCTGTTACGAACCTTTGAAAGTGATCTGGAAGTTCTCAACCACCATGGGTTGAAACCAGTCTTTGACCCAGTTACTTACGCTCCTGAGATCCAACCCCTCTGGGCCAGACTGTCAGAACTACCCGATGATGCCGATGCTGCCCTGGAGTTTTGGGTGAATGATGGGAGTGGTAGCACGCGCCTAACTGACGCAGCCCCTCGGGGCAAATGGAACCGATTAATGCACGCCCGCATCCTGTATTTTGAACTCCCTCCCCAATGGAGCCGCCAACCTGCAGCGACAAACCGGAAGAAGCAACGATCGTCCCAACGCCGCACTAAAGCCAAGCCACAACTGACTCTCTCCGCTGAGGATGTAGTCAAGGCCCGTAAGAACTTGCAGTGGAGTCAGCGACAATTGGCCGAAAAAACCGGCAAAAGCCAGAGCTGGATCCGCGATATCGAGAACAATCGCTTCCGAGCCAAATTGGAAGACCAGGTTTTATTACGGAAGGTTTTGGGAATCTAA
- a CDS encoding radical SAM protein encodes MSDVVGFPSVYGPVQSWRFGRSLGIDPIGPCSTCSFNCVYCQLGEIEHQHGDRQIFIPTAQIQSDLGSFQPWEVDIITLSGSGEPTLALNLGEIIVMAKAMTSRPVGVLTNGTLLANLQVQADLAIADQVAVKIDAISGDQLHRVNRPIAGMHLVDIWTGLQQFRSRYPGILAIQTMILSPWSHSDQSTYIRLMQEFAPDEIQLNTPTRPKPITHQLAARGNDIAALNYPIRRLNPIRTAFLQEFGAWIYGATGIPVRYPATEGGN; translated from the coding sequence ATGTCTGATGTTGTTGGCTTTCCGTCGGTATATGGACCGGTCCAGTCATGGCGTTTCGGCAGATCCCTCGGCATTGACCCAATTGGCCCCTGTTCTACCTGCTCATTCAATTGTGTCTATTGCCAATTGGGAGAAATCGAACACCAACACGGCGATCGACAGATTTTCATCCCTACCGCTCAGATCCAATCCGATCTGGGGTCATTTCAACCCTGGGAGGTGGATATTATCACCCTGAGTGGCAGTGGAGAACCAACCCTAGCTCTGAATTTGGGGGAGATCATCGTGATGGCGAAAGCCATGACCTCCAGACCCGTCGGTGTCCTTACCAATGGCACCTTACTAGCCAATCTTCAGGTGCAAGCTGATCTAGCGATCGCAGACCAAGTGGCAGTCAAGATTGACGCCATCTCCGGCGATCAACTCCATCGGGTTAATCGACCCATTGCTGGGATGCACCTGGTCGATATCTGGACCGGCCTGCAGCAATTTCGATCACGATATCCAGGCATTCTGGCCATCCAGACCATGATCCTATCCCCCTGGAGCCATAGCGATCAGAGCACCTACATTCGGCTGATGCAGGAATTTGCCCCTGATGAGATTCAGCTCAATACCCCCACCCGCCCCAAACCCATCACCCACCAACTGGCCGCAAGGGGAAATGACATTGCTGCCTTAAACTATCCGATACGGCGACTGAACCCGATCCGAACAGCCTTCTTACAGGAGTTCGGAGCCTGGATTTATGGAGCCACCGGTATTCCAGTCCGCTATCCCGCTACCGAAGGAGGAAACTGA
- a CDS encoding 4Fe-4S single cluster domain-containing protein: MAYTHMNPYLKLMEIPPGYLNIMGYVDESEVNGPGSRAVIWVQGCLRECPSCFNPESWSFEINQLVSVETLVQRILDNPKNQGVTFSGGEPFWQAPALAKLAHQIKAHGLNVLCFTGFTLERLQSDYAPAGAQELLQQLDILIDGPYIKSMAVNRADSPVSSSNQRIHVFNPTFENQITWASDQIEVHVLKDGSRIVTGYWGAMESLTSQCG; encoded by the coding sequence ATGGCTTACACGCATATGAATCCCTACCTCAAACTCATGGAAATTCCCCCCGGCTATCTCAATATCATGGGATATGTCGATGAATCGGAAGTGAATGGTCCCGGTAGTCGGGCAGTCATTTGGGTGCAGGGATGCCTGCGGGAATGCCCCAGTTGCTTCAACCCCGAATCCTGGTCTTTTGAGATTAACCAGCTCGTTTCAGTAGAAACCCTTGTCCAGCGCATTCTGGATAATCCCAAAAATCAGGGCGTCACCTTCTCCGGTGGTGAACCCTTCTGGCAAGCCCCTGCCCTAGCAAAATTAGCCCATCAGATCAAAGCTCACGGGTTGAACGTCCTATGCTTTACAGGCTTCACTCTGGAAAGATTGCAGTCTGACTACGCCCCAGCAGGAGCACAGGAACTGCTGCAACAACTCGATATCCTAATTGATGGTCCCTACATTAAATCCATGGCTGTCAACCGTGCCGATTCCCCCGTTTCTTCCAGCAATCAACGCATCCATGTATTCAATCCTACCTTTGAGAACCAGATTACCTGGGCCAGCGACCAAATCGAGGTCCATGTGCTCAAAGACGGTAGCCGGATTGTCACAGGCTACTGGGGAGCCATGGAAAGCCTCACATCCCAGTGCGGCTAA